In Schizosaccharomyces osmophilus chromosome 1, complete sequence, the genomic window TTAtatcgttttctttttgattgcGTTTTCTCGCCCAGTCTTTAGACGCAAAAGTTGGAGGAGTGATAGGTTTGGCATTCTCAGCACAGTAGATGGGAACAGGaggttttttctttaatgcTCTATGATTCCACTAATTATAATTAGTTCTCTGTAAAACAACCTTAAATAGGGTCTCATACCGCAGCAAATATCCGTCGAGTCTCATCGTCATATAAATCCCAAATATCTTCTGCATCGAGGCCAGTATTTGGTAAAGAATTCATAAATTCATTTGATAGGGACGTATTGTGAATGAAATAACCATCTCTGGTTTCCATTTCAGAGGTACAAGCAAAATGGTCGATCCACCTAAGAATCGTTGTTTACGAGTGAACTTGTAATGGGTAAACAGTTTACTAATAAATGAAGTAGCAACAATATAAGcaatcaaagaaaagtcATACATAGGTAAACGTTCATTTCACTCtgaattgaaagaataaaagaataaaaaaagaaacttttccATGTCTGAAAGGCGAAAATATCGTCTACTGTTATCCTTCAAGTAGATTACgagaaaagcaatactTGATGAGAAAACGAGACTCTTACTTGGTTGTTTAATTGATTTAAAAATAGcttaaatagaaaagaaataaaaccaTGTTTGGAACTTGTAAATAAGGAAAACATAATTGATTCATCTCAGCATAGAAAACATTCAGTAATAGGAAAACAAGGAAGCAGATCAAGAGTACTGTAgggaaaaataaataagtaataaaattagaaaaaaaaaacaccCGTAAAACGTATAAATCAGCAGAGGAACAACGGAAGATACTTTACAGTATTATATGTATATAGTCAATTACGACgaaaaaatttggaaacaCATTAACCGACTATGAGGGCAGTTAAAATGATACCCAAAATAGCGACTAATATAATTAAAAAGCATAGACTGcgttttcttgcttttctagaCCTCTCATTCGCAATTTGCAACTGCTTAGAGGCATTTTTTGTATTCGTAGCGGTATTTCCAATGTTGTATTCAATATTTGTCACCAGCTCTCCCTGCTCATTCACTATCGTGCTTAAATCACCTAAAGTTCAGTTAGTCGACAGATCATCAAAATTTCGTAAAAAGTCATTCACAAAAGCGAAGAATAGAAATATGGATGAACAttttaggaaaaaaatactTACGGAAAATGTCATTTAATTCGCCAATTCCTTGGGTTATATTGTCAATTTCACCTTGTCGTTCGTGAATTAATCGCTGCTGATATTCCAATTGAGAATTCGACAACCTTCTTTGGGTATGCAAATGCTGGGTACTTCTAGCTTCTGTCAGAGCATGTCTGGCATGctcctcttcttctaatgCCTGTTGGCTCGCATCTTGGTTTAGAGCAGCTTGAGCCGCTGCCACTGTATCCGTTTCTTGTTGAGCACACTTCTGTTGAACACGCTGAAGTTCGGCCAACACGTTGTTAAAATCCTTCGTAAGCTTTGAGACTGCAAAAGAAGATGCTTCCTCTCCAAATTTTGAATCTCGAATGTTGGAAAGACGGATCAGATCTGCTCGTACGTTTTGAGACAAATCTCTAGACTTTTCTAATAATTCATGAAGATTTTTCGTGATGTTGTTGACCAAATATCTGTGAATAGCTGCCGTATTTCCTCGTAAAATGTGGATTTTTTGAGCTATAGAGTTGGCTACCGATGCAAACTCTCCATTTTGATCAGTGTagtttcttccttgttcTAAATCTGCAAAAGACATGATAAAAAGTAAGCGCTCTCGTACATAGAGTCGATGCTGTTTGCACTATCCTTCTCGACGACTATAAACCACCGTCCAATTTACAAGTGAGGCCtgcaattctttctttcttttgtttaagCAACCTGAACTTTTATTCAATAGTGAATTCACAGTTAATTCTGCTTCAATTACTGAACTAAACagtatttcttttggtatAGGTTGGTGGATAACTCCATTACTATGAAACGAATCATAACCtatttgttatttttaCGTTCCGCCTCGATCGGTATACGAAATAACAACAGCGAGCTATGAGCTGCATAGACCATTTAGGGAAGTCAACCGAAACGCAGAGAGTTCATTCTAGataaaaacataaacaatgaaatttcaacaaaaatggaagaaaaaagatgcCTTGGTAATTATTGGAACCAATTTTTGTGTAATTCAAAACATAAACGTACTCGTGAGGGTTTAcgttcaaaaaataattaattgAATTCAACGAGAGCAATGTTGCTGAGCACTGTAGGCAATGTGTCTTATTTAATAgcgctttttctttggaatttaATCCCCATTTCTTTAAGGTCAGCAGGGATACACATGAGTATTAGTCTATGAAACCATATAAACCATCTCAAGAGCATGTttgatagaaaaaaattatgcTAAATTGTTTCGTGTAAGTCTTTTTACATACACACTTGGTCGACATAAGTAAAAAACGTAAGGAATCGCAGATTCAGTTTCCGTTGATAACCTGACTTTCtaaattttggatttacTCAAAATTCATAGTTTGTTCATTTGGACTCGTACAATTTTAATACTTTCACTCACAAATGGATTcaaatgtttattttctggCCTTTGTTGTATACAAGAATGGACCCACGTAACATTGTCACTTGAATGAAAACTATGATGGAAAGAACGCAAGCAAGAACCAAACTGCAAAAATGATAGAAGTCCTTTGGTAAGTTGAACTGTATATGAAAAATGgtgatttttattttcaagtGGGAATATCTTTGACTAAAGCCTTGTTCCTTAGCAATGATCGACTTGGCAAAAAAGTCCGCGTGAAATGCATGCCTGACGATACGATAGGTGACTTTAAAAAGCTTGTTGCTGCTCAAACAGGTACAGACCCAAGGTAAATATTGCACAAGTAGTAGGAATTGGTTTACTGACTATTCGTAGGAGAATCGTGCTGAGAAAATGGCACAGCACTTACAAGGACAACATCACGCTAGCCGACTATGAAATTCATGATGGAATGAGCTTGGAGCTTTACTATTCTTAAATAGTAGTATGGCTTTTGCTGTGGATGGATGAAATTAATCCATGAGTCCTGCCGGGTTCCTTAGCTACATAAAATTCTAGCTGTCTTAAATCCGAGAGTTTCAGTATTTGTATATGGTTTTGTATTCGGTTTgcaagtttttgtttggtaTGGAAGTTAGTACGAAATGGTCTTGTAGCGAGTAAAATCGTTGTCAAAAACTTTCATTTCATCGAGCCTGGAACCCAAAAAACACAGGCGTTCCTCacttttggtttctttctctATTTAGATATGGTTTTTGGAGGAATGCCAAGTCTCGTAGTTTGGGTTGCGATCTTGCTTATTGCTGACTATGAATGAAAGGTATGTATACTTGCATATGAGAgattttcgttttcgaCTCTTTGTCGATGCTTTAATACATTTtaattataaatttttaattttcgaACGCTCTCCATGTCTTGTAAACTGCTCAAGGTCGGTTGTCTAGTATAACAATATGTATCCAAGACATCCAAAGTACCTGAATCCCCATGAATACAATTtagatttcaaaaaaatcaattgaaGACGTTCTTAGATAGCACTCCACATGTCTTTATTCTTTCCGTTTGtgataaaaacaaaaacaatgaaaccTTCCAAATTTGAGACAATCGTGATTCTAACGTTGGTTTCTAGTAACTAAAAACTCTTATTCATTCCTTTGATTCACATTTTTATATTGAATTACTCTATAACCTAGATCTATAAAGTTTTGTGAGACAGCCTTTTTACCACAGACTGTACTGCTCACCCCGAAAAGATACGACTTTAACATTCCTTTCGTACACGGTCAGTTTTCtgttcattattttttctccttAAACTAGAAtttataaacaaaggaaaaaaatctGTCATAATCGTGGTTTCGGTATTTTGTGGTATTTTGTGTCAATTCTTAGACGGATATTAGTATACTTGGTGGTTTCACTACGGGAGACTTGCAGTTACTAAAAGGCTTACATGTATTTTGGGGTTATAACGGCCCTTCGGTTCTAACTCGTAGCACCTTTTTGTGTTGCATGGCAACCTGCCCTGCATTTATTTCGAAACTAAGTCATTCTTTATCAGGCTATatcatatttttcttcttcttcttttttgtcttaTATTCTTCTCTTGTTTGCTTCGTGTTGAACAAAGTTGTTTTCCATGAGTAATCCATATCTGTCTTATACGACTGAACAAACGTGCGCTGACCTTGAAACCGACGTGCATAACGGTCTTTCTAATATTCAGGATATTGCAAAACGGCATACGGTTTATGGGGATAATGACTTAGCGgttgatgatgatgaatcTATAGTCGTGCAATTCCTTAAACAGTTCATCCAGGATCCTCTTATACTTCTGTTATTTGCAAGCGCTGCAATATCTATATTATTAGGAAATATTGACGATGCGTTTAGTATTGCCTTGgctatttttattgtgGTGACAGTTGGATTTGTTCAAGAATACCGTTCAGAAAAATCATTGGAAGCTCTCAATAATCTTGTACCTCATTACTGCAATGTCATTCGGTCTGGTGTCACTCAACATGTAGTTGCTACGAAATTAGTGCCAGGtgatttgatttctttaCAAATCGGTGACCGCGTACCCGCAGATCTTCGCATTGTTGATGCCGTCGAATTCGAAGTTGATGAGTCCAATTTAACAGGAGAAACCAACcccagaaagaaaattactGAACCCTTAGTGTCCAATTTGCCTTTGGGTGAACGAAGCAATATGGCATTCATGGGCACTCTTGTTCGCCATGGCCATGGCCGCGGTATCGTAGTCGCTACTGGAGCCGATACCGAGTTTGGACGTGTTTTTTTGACCATGCGTGAAActgaaaaaccaaaaactcCTCTTCAAAACAGTATGGATCATTTAGGAAAGCAACTGTCTGCTATATCTATTGCCGGAATTGCGATCATCGTTTTAGTCGgatttttccaaggaaaaaattGGCTAGAAATGCTTACTATTGGGGTTAGTCTGGCTGTCGCTGCAATTCCAGAAGGGCTTCCTATTATCGTTACCGTTACTCTTGCATTAGGAGTTTTACGAATGTCGAAGAAGAGAGCCATCGTTAGACGCTTACCAAGTGTAGAGACACTTGGGAGTGTAAATGTCATTTGTTCAGATAAAACGGGAACTCTCACGATGAACCACATGACAGTAACAAAAATGTACACCCCTGGCATGACTACGCCTTGTATTATACCCGACGGCGATCATCTTGATTTTTCCATTGAGAAAACTGTCGGTATGAACAAGCTTCTGTTATCTTCGGCTTTGTGTAATAACAGCAAACGACATGTAAATAAATCTGATGCGATCCTCGATACGACCAACCCATGGGCTGGTTTTCCAGTTGACGTTGCCTTAACTGAATGCTGCGAACGCTTTGGTTTGAATGATCCAAGAGGTTCATATCCTCGCCTATCAGAAATGCCATTCAACAGTGAGCGCAAATATATGTCTGTAATCGCCCATTATAACTCTACCAAAACTACTTTTATGAAGGGAGCTATGGACCAGGTTCTTAAAAGCTGTGCTTACTACACGGATAGTGCTGGAACCCAACATGAGCTCACACCCTATATGCGTGATGAAATCCGCAAGCATGAAATGGACATGGCTAAAACGGGATTACGGATTATCGCTGCAGCCAGCGGTATTCTCCCCAATAAACTGGTGTTTCATGGTCTGTTTGGTATTAATGATCCCCCAAGGCCGTACGTTCGTGAGAGTATCCAACAATTAATGACTGGTGGTGTTCGTATAATAATGATTACTGGAGATAGTATTGTTACCGCTGTCAGTGTTGCTAGGGCATTAGGTATGGCTATACCAAGCAGTGATCAAGATGCGATTCAAAACTATGCCATAACCGGTGATCAGTTGGACGAGCTAGACGATTCGTCATTGCGAGATGTTGTATCTCGCGCAGTAGTTTTTGCTCGAACGACGCCAAACCACAAAATGAAGATTGTTAAGGCACTTCAATCATTAGACGATGTAGTCGCGATGACTGGTGATGGTGTTAATGATGCACCAGCTCTAAAATTGGCGGATATTGGCATCGCTATGGGCCGTCAAGGTACCGATGTTGCTAAAGAAGCTGCTGACATGATTCTTACCGATGATTCGTTTGCAACTATTTTACACGCAgtggaagaaggaaaaggtaTTTTTAACAACATTCGTAATTTTATCACTTTCCAACTTTCAACAAGTGTTGCAGCATTGTCGTTGATTGCAATCTCTTCCCTGTTTGGTCTACAAAATCCGTTGAATGCTATGCAAATATTATGGATTAATATTTTGATGGATGGACCACCAGCTCAAAGTCTTGGCGTTGAAACTGTTGACGACGACGTGATGATGAAGCCTCCTCGTCCCAGAAACGCTCCAATATTAACCGTACAGTTGTTGAAGCGGGTTCTTTTGAGTGCTTTTATTATTGTTTTCGTAACTACCTTAGTTTTCAAGGTGGAAATGAAAGATGGCCAAGTCACTGCTCGTGATACGACTATGACTTTTACCTgctttgttctttttgataTGTTTAATGCATTATCTTGTCGTTCTGAAACAAAATCCGTGTTTAAATTGggaattttttccaatcgAATGTTTAATATTGCCGTCGGGGGATCATTACTTGGTCAAACTCTTGTCATCTATGTGcctcttttccaaaaaatttttcaaacagAAGCTTTGGGATTTAAGGATATCGTTACGTTATTAATTTACACTAGCTCTGTTTTATGGGTTGACGAAATTCGAAAATGGTATCTTCACCGAAAAGGCCTTGTTCGAACCAAGAGTACTTATATATTAGGAAACGTTTAACTTTGATTTGATTCTGCTTGTTCAAAATTCTTACCTCGTTAAATATAATATCCGGGGTTTGTTAGAGTCGATAAGTCTGTTTTAATATAATACGAAACGTATACGCCATGAAGTCCAGTCTTTCTTATAATCCAGTGTTACTAATTCCTTAGAAAATGAGTTAGTTGTTTGTCCAACTTAATGTAAAAGCTAGTAATCCAATTGATACTTAATTTCTTTGTACAATATGTTTTTGCAATTCTGGATTGAACAATGCTGCTTAGAACTATCAATGGTTCTCTAAGGATTTACTTGAACGTTCATTAGATGCTAGGGATTCTTCCCTTTCAGTACCTTTATTTGAGTTCTTATTAAGTTCCTATGTTAATGACAACAGCACCTTTTCCATGCGTGTGCATCAGTGTTCTAATGAATTTCGATTTAAGAATAAAATTACTTAGGctgttcatttttggaaTCTTACCATTGTACTGACTGCTTGAATGATCCTAC contains:
- the hub1 gene encoding ubiquitin-like protein modifier Hub1 → MIEVLCNDRLGKKVRVKCMPDDTIGDFKKLVAAQTGTDPRRIVLRKWHSTYKDNITLADYEIHDGMSLELYYS
- the pmr1 gene encoding plasma membrane P-type ATPase, calcium transporting Pmr1, which gives rise to MSNPYLSYTTEQTCADLETDVHNGLSNIQDIAKRHTVYGDNDLAVDDDESIVVQFLKQFIQDPLILLLFASAAISILLGNIDDAFSIALAIFIVVTVGFVQEYRSEKSLEALNNLVPHYCNVIRSGVTQHVVATKLVPGDLISLQIGDRVPADLRIVDAVEFEVDESNLTGETNPRKKITEPLVSNLPLGERSNMAFMGTLVRHGHGRGIVVATGADTEFGRVFLTMRETEKPKTPLQNSMDHLGKQLSAISIAGIAIIVLVGFFQGKNWLEMLTIGVSLAVAAIPEGLPIIVTVTLALGVLRMSKKRAIVRRLPSVETLGSVNVICSDKTGTLTMNHMTVTKMYTPGMTTPCIIPDGDHLDFSIEKTVGMNKLLLSSALCNNSKRHVNKSDAILDTTNPWAGFPVDVALTECCERFGLNDPRGSYPRLSEMPFNSERKYMSVIAHYNSTKTTFMKGAMDQVLKSCAYYTDSAGTQHELTPYMRDEIRKHEMDMAKTGLRIIAAASGILPNKLVFHGLFGINDPPRPYVRESIQQLMTGGVRIIMITGDSIVTAVSVARALGMAIPSSDQDAIQNYAITGDQLDELDDSSLRDVVSRAVVFARTTPNHKMKIVKALQSLDDVVAMTGDGVNDAPALKLADIGIAMGRQGTDVAKEAADMILTDDSFATILHAVEEGKGIFNNIRNFITFQLSTSVAALSLIAISSLFGLQNPLNAMQILWINILMDGPPAQSLGVETVDDDVMMKPPRPRNAPILTVQLLKRVLLSAFIIVFVTTLVFKVEMKDGQVTARDTTMTFTCFVLFDMFNALSCRSETKSVFKLGIFSNRMFNIAVGGSLLGQTLVIYVPLFQKIFQTEALGFKDIVTLLIYTSSVLWVDEIRKWYLHRKGLVRTKSTYILGNV
- the pep12 gene encoding SNARE Pep12 — protein: MSFADLEQGRNYTDQNGEFASVANSIAQKIHILRGNTAAIHRYLVNNITKNLHELLEKSRDLSQNVRADLIRLSNIRDSKFGEEASSFAVSKLTKDFNNVLAELQRVQQKCAQQETDTVAAAQAALNQDASQQALEEEEHARHALTEARSTQHLHTQRRLSNSQLEYQQRLIHERQGEIDNITQGIGELNDIFRDLSTIVNEQGELVTNIEYNIGNTATNTKNASKQLQIANERSRKARKRSLCFLIILVAILGIILTALIVG